The Pseudonocardia broussonetiae DNA segment GTCACCCTCGCCGCCGACGAGACCGGCGCCGCGACCACGCTGCATCTGACCCCGCGCAAGATCCCCGCCGACGTCACCGAGGTCCTCGTCGTCGCTCAGCTCCCCGCCGACCACAGCGATCCCGGATCGGCGCACGTGATCGACCTCGACACCGGTCAACCCCTCGGCCACCTCGCCCTGCCTGCCACCGGCCCCACCGGCCTGCTCCAGCTCGCCGCCCTGCAGCGCAGCGACGGCCAGTGGCACCTCCAGATGGCAGCGGCCGTCGTCGATCACGACCTCGCGGCCCTCGCCGCCGCAGCCGGGGTCTCGGTCGACTGAGCTACGGAACGCCCCCGTTCCGCACCGACCACGGCCGGACCACGTCAGAAGGGTCCCTTCTGACATATCTCGCTCTGCCCTTGATGCTGCCTCCGCCGCTAACGGCTGCGGCGTTCCGAACGACACTCAGGCAACCGCGCACGCCCGTCGTCCCCGGAGTGTCCTGTGACCGAGATGTTCGGGCGGTACCGGTTGGAGTCGCTGCTCGGGCGAGGCGGGATGGGCGAGGTCCATCGGGCGTTCGACACCGAGGCCGAGCGGATGGTCGCGCTCAAGCGGCTTCCTGCACGCTTGGCGGCCGACGAGGAGTTCGTGGCCCGCTTCCGGTCGGAGTGCGCGTTGGCCTCGAGCCTGACTCATCCGCACGTGGTTCCCGTGCACCGCTACGGGGAGATCGAGGGCCGTCTGTACCTGGACATGATGCTGATCGACGGGCAGGACCTGGCAGCCGTCCTCGCCGAGCACGGTCCCCTGCAACCGGCGCGCGCCGTTGCAGTCGTCGAACAGGTTGCCGCCGCGCTCGACGCCGCCCACCGACTCGGACTCGTGCACCGCGACGTCAAGCCGAGCAACGTGCTCGTCGCACGGTCCGACGGCGCAGCCTTCGTGGCCGATTTCGGCATCGCCCGCGCGGTGAGCGGCGGTTCGACGTCCCAGACATCGACCGGCGCCGTGGTCGGGTCATTGGCCTACATGGCTCCAGAGCGGTTCACCAGCGGCCACGGCGACCACCGCGTCGACGTGTACTCCGCGGGCTGTCTGCTCTACGAGATGCTGACCGGGCGAGCCCCTTTCGCCGGCGAGGGGTTGCCGGCGATGATCCACGCCCACCTCAACTCCCCACCGCCGCGCCCGTCCGACGTGGTCGGCGTTCCCGTCGCGCTCGACCACGTGGTCGCTCGAGCCCTGGCCAAGGATCCCGACCAGCGGTACACCTCCGCCGGCGGCCTCGCCGTCGACGCCCGGGCCGCGCTCCGCGGCGATCTGCCGGGGCCCGCGGCGCCGCACCCCAACCCGACCGCCGCCGCCCCGCGACGGCGGGTGCGCCCCTCGGTGGCCGTACCTCTCGCAGTGGCAGCCGTCCTCGCTGTCCTCGGCCTCGCCACGACCGCCATCCGCACCGGTCCGGCCACCGATGCCTCAGCCGCTCCGCCGCGATCGGCACCGACGGACTCTGGGGCGACGACGAGTCCTCCCGGCGCAGGCCCCGCCACCCGCCAGGTGGATGCCCCGACCGGTGGTCAGGGCGACGGCGGCGCGGCAACAGCACCCGGCACCGCGAGCACACGGCCACCCGTCGGGCCGCCACCGCCCGACGCCGGGGTGGTCGTTCCGACGACGATCGTTGCGACGGCCTCCAGGTCCGAGGACCGCCCGCCACCCCCACCACCACCGCCTCCGCCTCCGCCACCACAGCCGCCCCGGATCCTGGGGCAGTCGACGGAGGTCCAGGGCGATCTCGTCTACCTCTCCGTTTCCTACAGCGACGACGACGGTGATGCCGTGGGCTTCGGATTCCGCGGAGTCAACGGGTCAGGCTGGGGACAGGAGACCCATTCGTTCGACGCCCCCTCCTACGGGCGCGCCTCCCCGGGGCAGATCTCCTACCCGTTCAACCACGCCTGCACCCAGGCCCCGTCGCGCGAGTCCGACATCGAGTTCTGGATCGTCGACAGCGGAGACCGGCGCGACTCCGTCACCGTCCACCTGACCTGCTCCTGAGGATCCCCATGACAGACACCGTCTCGCCCACCCGGACCGTCTACGTCCGCGACTGCCGCCACTGCAGGACCGAGATGGAACACGGCTACACCAGCACCTGCCCGGACTGCGGTTGGCGCATGGGACTCAAGCCCGTGGCCGAGAGCCACAACGACGACGGGAACCTGGCCACCCTGTTCGTCGCCGAGCAGCCCGGCCGGTACAGCCGGATCTCGCTGATCACGGCCACCCTCGCCGCCGTCATCCTCCTGGCGGTCGGAGCACAGGCGAGTGTCGGCCTGACACTCCTGGGAGTCGCCGCGCTCGTCGTCCTCGCGGTCGTCTGGCGCGAGACGCGGTTCGGACGGGTGATCTACGGTCTGACTCCGGGGATGCGCGCTCTCACGAGGGTCGTCCTCGCCGTCGGCACCGTCCTGGTGTTCTGCACCGTGATCGGCATCGTCATCGGCTGGAAGGGCGGCGACCGTCTGATGGGCCGCTGAGCAGGGCCGACCGCCCGACTTCGCCACAGCGGTGCCGACCACGGAACGGCCACGAATTGACCACGCTCGCCGATCGATCGACCGGGCGCTCCTGAGCCTGACGATCAGCGCCCGAGAACGCTCGACAGCGTGGCTTGCAGGTTCGCGACGTCGGCTCCGGTCGTCACCCGCCAGGCGATGTGGTTGTCCGCCCGCACGAGCAGGGCCCCGTCCTCGGCGAAATCACTGAGCTGCGCCCGGGCGGCCGAGGGGTCGGAGTACTCGGCGTCGGCACCGATGCGCACGACCGTCACCGAACACCGGCCGAACGAGGCGATGTCACTGCATCGTGTCGACGGCGCCGAGGTCGATTACCGTTTGAATGTGACGCACGCCGCGAACTGATCGGAGCTCGAGCCCATGCTCTACCCCGCCTACGAACTGCATCGGCGACTCACCGAGCCGGCCCGGATCTCGTCCGCGCTGCTCCACCGCACCCTGTCCGGCCTGCCCGCGCCGCTCGCGGAGCTCCGCGGGACCCGCCGGCTCAAGGCCCTCAGTGAGATACTCGTGCAGTCGCGGCCCACCCACGTCCGTCCGGACTGGGGGATCGACTCGGTCTCGATCGCGGGCGACGAGGTCGAGGTCTCCGTCCGACCGGTGCTGCGGACGCCGTTCGCCACCCTGCTGAACTTCACCACACCGGGGATCAGCGGGCGGACGCCGATGCTGCTCGTGGGCCCGATCTCGGGGCACTTCGCCACGCTGCTGCGCCCCACGGTCCGCACCCTGCTGGCCGACCACGACGTCTACGTCCTGGACTGGCACAACGCCCGGGACATCCCGGCGGACGAGGGCCGGTTCGGGCTCGACGAGTACATCGACCACGTGCTGGCCGCCATGCGCCACCTCGGTCCGGACCACCACGCCCTCGCGGTCTGCCAGCCGGCGCCGCTGGTCCTCGCCGCTGTGGCCGTACTGGCGTCCGCGGACGACCCCGCCCAGCCACGCAGCGTGACGCTGATGGCGGGACCGATCGACACCCGGGTCAACCCGAACAAGATCAATGAGCTCGCGGACCGCCGTCCCCTGTCCTTCTACGAGCGGTTCCTGGTCTCGCGGGTCCCCCGCCAGTACCCGGGGGCCGGGAGGCGCGTCTACCCGGGACTGGCCCAGTTGACCGCGTTCATGTCGATGAACATCCGGCGGCACCTGGGCTCGCACGTGGAGCTCTACCGAGCGCTGGTCGCGGGCGACGGGGCGACCGCCGCGCGGATCCGCGACTTCTACGACGAGTACGGGGCGGTCATGGACGTCCCGGCCGAGTTCTACCTGGAGACGCTGCAGCGCGTCTTCATGGAGCACGACCTACCGCGCGGCGCGTTCACCTGGCGCGGACAACCGGTCGACCTCTCCGTCATCAGCAGAACCGCGCTGCTCACCGTCGAGGGGGCCGAGGACGACATGTGCTCGCCCGGGCAGACCGCAGCAGCCCACGACCTGTGCACCGGGATCCCCGCCGGGGACCACCGTCAGCACTTGCAGCCGGGCGTCGGGCACTACGGGTGTTCGCGGGCTCACGCTGGGAGTCCGAGATCTACCCGGTCATCCGCGACTTCGTCGCGGCCCGGTCTGCCACCCGCACAGCGTCCTAGTCGATCGTCCACGCATGAGGATGGGAGCCGCATGAGCACAGAGGTCTTCGGCCGCAGCGGCGAGGAGCGGACCACCCCAGCACCGCGGTCGTCGGTGGAGCCCGTTCCGGACGACGAAGCCGATGCCCTCGATGTGGTCGAGGGTGGAGAGGCGGTCGGCATCCCGTCGGTCGCCGGGGTCCTGAAAGGGGTCGCCTCGGCGTTCGCGCAGCCCGGACCCGTCACCCGAGGCGCCGCCCGGCTCGCGCGGGACCTCGTCTCGATCGGGCGCGGCACCGACGACCACACACCCCACCCGAAGGACAAGCGATTCGCCGACCCGGCCTGGTCGACGAACCCGATCTTCCGTCGGCTCGCCCAGAGCTACCTCGCTCTGGGCGCAGAACTGAACCGTCTGGTCGACGAGTACGAGAACGGCTCGGCGGACTGGCACGACGTCGAGCGGGCACGGTTCGCGGTGTCCGCGCTGACCAGCGCGTTGTCGCCGACGAACCAGCTGCCGACGAATCCCGCAGCGTTGAAGCGGGCCTTCGACACCGCGGGGGCGAGTGTCCTGCGAGGGGCCCGCCAGTTCGCCCACGACGTCCGGCACAACGGCGGACTCCCCACACAGACCGACCGCACCGCCTTCACCGTGGGCGAGGATCTGGGTGTCACCCCAGGTGACGTCATCCACCGCGACGAGGTGGCCGAGCTGATCGAGTACCGGCCGAGCACCGCGACCGTCCACGAGCGGCCCCTGCTGATCATCCCGCCGCCGATCGGCCGCTTCTACTTCCTGGACCTGCGGCCCGGACGCAGCTTCGTGGAGTACGCGGTGAGCCGCGGGCTGCGCGTGTTCATGCTCAGCTGGCGCAACCCCACCGCAGAGCAGGCGGACTGGGACATCGACACCTACGCCCGCCGGATCCTGAGCGCCGTCGACATCGTCAAGGACGTGGCGGGCGTCGAGGACGTCAACAGCCTCGGGTTCTGCGCCGGGGGCATTCTGCAGACCGCCGTCCTGGGCCACCTCGCCGCGAAGGGCGAGCACGGCATCCACGCCGCGTCCTACGGCGTCACCCTGCTGGACTTCGGCGTACGCGCCCCGATCGGGGCCTTCTCCGCCCCGCAGGCGCTGGAGATGGCCCGCGCGGACTCGCGGCGCAAGGGGGTCATCACGGCGCAGTCGCTGGCCACCGTGTTCAGCTGGATGCGGCCCGACGACCTTATTTTCAACTACGTCGTCAACAACTGGCTGATGGGCGAGCGTCCCCCGGTCTTCGACATCCTGGCCTGGAACGCGGACGGGACGAACCTGCCCGCGGCGCTGCACTCCCAGTTCCTCGACATCTTCCGATCCAACACCCTCGCGGAGGACCGGCTCGAGGTACTGGGCACGCCGATCGAGCTCGGCGAGATCACGGCCCCGGTGTTCGTCACGGGCGCGCTGAACGACCACCTCACTCCCTGGACCGGCTGCTACCGGACCACCGAGCTGGTGGGCGGACCGAGCACGTTCGTCCTGAGCAACGCCGGCCACATCGCCAGCCTGGTCAACCCACCTGGGAACCCGAAGGCGAGCTACTTCATCGGAGGAGACTCTTCTGACGGTCCCGAGCAGTGGCGTGCCACCGCGGAGAAGCGCCAGGGCACGTGGTGGGAGGCGTGGGCCGACTGGGTCGTGGGAAGGTCAGGCGACGAACGACCGGCACCCACCTCGGGAGGCGACGCCCATCATCCGCCGCTGGAGCCGGCGCCGGGCTCCTACGTCGTGGACCGCATCCCCTCCTCGAGGTGACGCCGCTCGACGCCTGGTCGCCGGCGACCACGGCGTCCAGTACACCTCGATCGACTTCGGCCGCACCCTGCGCACCAGCAGATCACGTCACAGACCGAGGTATCCGGCTGACGGGGGTCGATCACTTCGCGTCAGTAGGCGAGGTCGGACTGCACCGGCCGGTTACGACCGGCCGGTGACGAGCGCCGCCAGCTCGGCCGGGTCGGCGGGCGGGGTGTCGCTGCGCCAGGCGACGTGCAGGTCCGGGCGGAGCAGCAGCAGGTCGGCGCCGTAGGCCTCGCGCAGGTGCGGCTCGGGCAGGTCGAGGACGTCCAACCGCGCTCCGGTCCCCCGGATCCCGGCCTCCAGCTTCTCCGTGTCGGCCGTCGTCCCGGCCAGCCGGAGCAGGGAGTAGCCGTCGCCCAGGAGGTCGTGGACCGAGCGGCCGTCGGCGCAACACAGGTGCGGCAGCCGGAACCCGGGTTCGCTGCGGGGACGGTAGGTGTAGGCGAAGCCGTCGTCGGACGGGTCGGTGGGCCGGTAGCTGATCACCGGGGACCCGAGGTAGCGGTAGCCCAGCTCGATGCCGGTCATCTCGTGGCCCTTGCGCTGGTGCACGTCCGCCAGCTCGCGGACCTGCGCCCGGACCCGGGCGCCCTCCGGCGTGTCCTGCGCGACTTGGTCTGTGGAGGCCGCCCGCCACTGCGCGGTGCCGGTGGCCGCGTACTCCGACGCCTGCACGTTGCGCAGCGCGACCTGGCGGCGGTCGTTCTCGTAGGAGTCGAGCAGCCCCGGCCCGCCCCAGCCCTGCAGGGTACCGGCGAGCTTCCACGCGAGGTCGGTCGCGTCGCCGATGCCGGTGTTCATGCCGAGCCCGCCCTGCGGGATCACCAGGTGCGCGGAGTCGCCGGCGAGCAGGACCCGGCCGTCGCGGTAGCGGTCGGCGACGAGCAGGTGCAGCGTCCAGGAGGTGACGGCCAGGACCTCGACCTCCACGGGGGCGCCGATCTTCTCCCGGATCACGGGCACGAAGTCGGTGTCCTCCGGCAGGCCGGTGTGGAAGGTGAAGTGCCGCTGGTCGCCCTGCACCACCATCGCGGTGCCGATCATCCTGGCGTCGCCGTCGGCGAAGTAGAAGTGCCGGGCCCGCCCCGCGACCGGGACCCGCTCGATGAGGTCGGGCGAGCGGAAGAACACCTGCCGCAGCGTCGCCAGGCCGCCCTTGCCAGAGAGAGCGATGCCGAGGGCCTTGCGGACGGTGCTGGCGCCGCCGTCGCAGCCGACCAGGTACTCCGCCCGCAGCTCCTCCGTGCCGCCGTCGGCGCGGGTCAGCCGGGCGGTCACGCCGTCGGCGTCCTGCGCGAAGGACGCGACGTCGCAGCCGTAGCGCAGGTCGACCGTCGGCTGCTCCTGCGCGACGTCGCGCAGCAGCGGCTCCAGCGCGTACTGCGAGACGAGCTGCTGAGACTCGAGCGGCAGGCTCCCGTCGTGCGTGGCGCGGGCCAGCTCGGCCGCCTCCGCGGGCGACGGGTAGGCCAGGTGCAGGATCGGCTCGTCGACGACGCGGGTGGTGACGTAGACGTCCATCGGCACGTCGGCGGGCAACCCGACCGCGCGGACCCGGTCGGCGATGCCGAGGCGCCGGAACAGCTCCATCGTGCGGGCGTTGCTGCGCTCCATCTTCGGCAGGTCCGCGGGCGCCGCCTTGCGCTCGACGACGGTCACGGGGATGCCGCGGCGGCCGAGGTCGATCGCCAGGGTCAGCCCGACCGGGCCGGCGCCGACGACGATCACGCGGGGCTGGTGGTGGCCTCGCACGCTCACCGCCGGAGGAACGCGGCGACGAGGTCGGTGAACTCCGCGGCCCGCTCGATCTGGGTCCAGTGCCCGCAGCGGGCGAACACGTGGAGGTCGGCGTCGCGCAGGAGGTTGACCATCGTCCAGGACACCTCCGGCGGCACGACCTTGTCCTCGCGCCCGTGCACCAGCAGCGTCGGGGTGGCGATGGCGCGCACCTGCTCCTCGGTGATGCCGAGGTCGTTGCCGGCGTGGCGGGGGTCGAAGAACATCGAGCGGTAGGCGTCGAAGGTCTCGACGCTGGCCTCGTACCGGATCCGGACGAGCTCATCGGTGATGATCGACTTGTCGACCGCGAAGTAGTCGAGCAGCAGCGCCCGCATGTTCTCCGGCGACGGCTCGTACGCCCGCAGCGCCTTGAGGCCGTCGGTGAGCGTCATGCCGACGCCGGGCGAACCCATGAGGACCATCCGCGCCACGCGGTCGGGGTGCCGCTCGGCCAGCGCGAGGGAGATCCGGCCGCCCAGGGAGTTGCCGACGAGCGAGACGCGCTCGAGCCCGAGGGCGTCCATGAACCCCACGACGTGGTCGGTCCAGGTGTCGAGCGAGTAGCGCACGTCATCGGGCCGCGCGGTCGCGCCGTAGCCGACGACGTCGGGGGCGAGTACGCGGTACTCGCGCGACAGGCCCGGGATCGTGTGCTGCCAGTTGGCCCAGGCCGAGACGCCGGGCCCGGAGCCGTGCAGCAGCAGCACGGGATCGCCCGCACCGGCCTCGAGGTAGAAGGTGTCGATCCCGGCGACGTCGACGCGGTGGCCCGCGGACAGGTCGGCGAGGGTGGTCACGGGGTCTCCTGGTGGTAGACGGCGAAGCACTTGTTGGAGTTGAAGACGTCGGTCTCGACCAGCATCGACCAGTCCAGCGCCATGCCCAGCTCGCTCATCGCCCCCATCAGGCAGAACCAGTTGAGCATCTCGTGCTGGCCGGAATCGACGATCTCGGCGCCGGTGACCGCGCGCCAGGTCTCGGTGTCGCCCGCGACGAAGGCGTCGTAGAGGCGGCGGTCGGCGGCGGTGTCGGGCCGCAGGTGCCAGTCCTTGTCGACGAGGAACGCGTGCGACCAGCTCGACGACGCCACGAACGCGACGCGGTCGCCGCTGCCCGCCACCGCACGCGCGACGGCGGCGCCCAGATCGAAGCAGCGGCGCGGACTGGGACCGACGGGGTCGAGCTGCTCGTCGCGGATGTCGGCGAAGCGGGCGAGACCGCCGCGGCGGGCGATCGCGTGCTGGCCGTAGCAGTTCACCGTGATCGGCACGAGCGGGTAGGGGAACTGCGCGCCGGCGTGGTCGTAGTCGAGGAACAGCTGGGTGTTGAGGATGGCGTGCGGGAAGTGCGCGCCGGCCCGCTTGCGGTAGGAGTAGGCCATGTCGAAGCCGTCGTTGATCAGCTTATTGGCCAGCGTCCGCGACCGTCCGGCGTCGCCGTGCAGCGTGATCGAGAAGTCCTCGGGCAGGCCCCACGCGTTGGGGCTGCCGCGCTCGTTCATCACCTCGAACGCGGGCACCTCGAGGTCGTCGTAGGCCAGCACGCAGAACGGCGGCACGACCTCCTCGCGGAAGTTCTCGTACTGGTCGTCGCCCCAGACCACGACGTAGTCGGGGCGGAACTCGTCGAGCTCCTTGCGGCAGCGCGCGAGGTGGTCGACGAGCTCGGCGCGGTGCCGGGTCGCGGCGGAGCGCCCGCCGTCATCACCCCACTCCTGCCGCATCCGGTCGGGCCACGTGGCCGGGTCCTTCAGCTCGTCGGGGATGTCGGGGTCGGTGAGCGTCCAGCGCAGCAGGCCCGCCATGTGCTCGTCGGTGCCCGCCAGCAGCGGGTAGTGGGTCAGCCCGAGCCCGAGGAACTCCGCCATGACCGTCCTCTCCTCCTCCGGCGGCAGCGCCGGGATCGGACTCCACCGTACGCAAACCTGCACACAGGATTCAAGGTTTCTGGTCGTGTCCCGTCGGCGAGCGGGAGGGATCCACGGCCCGGACCAGGTCGTGGCGGTGCAGCGACATCAGCTTGTCCAGCGCCTCGCGGTCGTGGTCGCGGATGGCCGCGGCGATGCCTGCGTGGACCTCGATGTTGTGGGCGTACATCTCCTCGTGGCCGGGCAGCAGCTCCGCGCGCTTGAGGTTGCCGGTGACGATCGCGGCGATCGCCTCGTACATACCGGCCAGCACCGGGATCCGCGCCGCGCGCGCGATCGCCTGGTGGAAGCGCAGGTTGGCCTCCAGGAAGCTGCGCGGTTCGGCGGCGCCGCGCATCTCCTCCACCGCCCACTCCAGGGCGCGGACGTCGGCGGGCCCGGCCCGGTCGACCGCCACCGAGGTCAGCACGTCCTCCAGGTGGGTGCGGGCCTCGAACAGGTCCAGCGGGTCCGGCCCGGACTCGGAGAACCACAGGTCCAGGGCGCCGAGGCGGACCTGCGGGGGCTGGCTGGCCACGAACACCCCGCCGCCGGGACCCGGGCGCACGACGACCAGGCCGCGGTCGCGCAGGATCCGCAGGACCTCGTTCATGATCATGGGGCTGACCTGGTGGTGCTCCATCAGGTCGGTGCGCCTGCCCAGGGACGTGCCCACCGGCGTGCGGTTCGCGAGCAGCTCGTTCTCGATGGCCGCGGCCACCTGCTGGGCGCGTGACGGGGTGGTGCCCTCGCGCGGCATGGGTCCTCCGAGGTCGGAACGGCGAAGATCGTGGAGCCAGGATAGTGCATCATTCCTTGAAACGTGTGTGCACGATCGCTACCGTGGCCGCATCAGCCCCGGACAACGGTGTCGAGCGGTGGTTTCGCCGCGGACGCTCCGACCGGTGCCCACCACTCCGCTGGAGCCCTCATGACCGCGACGTTCGATCCCACCCGACAGCTCGCCCCGTCCGGGCCGCTCGTCGACGAGGACCGCGAGCACCACCGCTTCCGGGTCCACCGCTCGACGATGACCTCGCCCGAGATCCACGCCCTCGAGATGGAGCGGGTGTTCGCCCGCAGCTGGCTCTACGTGGGCCACGAGTCCGAGATCCGCGACCCCGGCGACTACGTCCGCCGTCCGGTTGGCGGCAAGCAGATCTTCATGGTGCGCAACAAGCGCGGCGAGGTGCGCGTCTTCCACAACACCTGCACCCACCGCGGCGCGATGGTGTGCCGCAAGGACCAGGGCAACGCCAAGGTCTTCCAGTGCTTCTACCACGCGTGGTCGTTCGACACGGACGGCCGGCTGGTGGGCGTGCCCGACCGCGACGCCTACGGCGACGGGCTCGACTTCGGCGCGCTCGGGCTGCGCCCGGTGGCCCGCACCGAGTCCTACCGCGGGTTCGTCTTCCTCAGCTACGACCCCGGCATCGTCGACCTCGTCGAGTACCTGGCCGGGGCCACGGAGTACCTCGACCTCGTCGTCGACGCCACCGGCGACGCCGAGATCATCCGCGGCACCAACGAGTACGCGATCGAGGCGAACTGGAAGCTGCTCGCCGAGAACAGCATCGACGGCTACCACGCCGTGCCGACCCACGACACCTACTTCAAGTACCTCGTGGCGCTGGGCACCGACCTGTCCGGCGGGGTCGCGGGCACGGCGAAGAGCCTGGGCAACGGCCACGCGGTCCTGGAGTACTCCGCGCCGTGGGGCCGGCCGGTCGCGAAGTGGGAGCCGCTGTTCGGCGAGGACTCCCGCGACGAGATCGGGCGGCTGCGCGCCGACCTCGTCGCCAAGCACGGGGAGGAGCGGGCCCGGCGCATGTGCGACACCAACCGCAACATGCTGATCTACCCCAACCTCGTGATCAACGACATCATGGCGATCACCGTGCGCACCTTCATGCCGACCTCCGCCGACCGCATGGAGGTCACCGCCTGGGAGATGGCGCCCCGCGACGAGCTGCCGCAGCTGCGCCAGCGCCGCCTAGACAGCTTCCTCACCTTCCTCGGCCCCGGCGGCTTCGCCACCCCCGACGACATCGAGGCGCTCGAGTCCTGCCAGCAGGGCTTCCACAGCGGCGGCCTGGAGTGGAACGACATCTCCCGCGGCATGGCTCGCGAACCCCTGGCCAACGACGAGGAGCAGATGCGCACGTTCTGGCGGCAGTGGAACGAGCAGATCACCGGGGGTGCGCGATGACCGTCACCGACGAGCCCGCCGCCGTCGTCGTCGGCCCCGCGGTCGGCGATCCGGCCGCGGTCACCCGCGCCCAGGTCGAGGACTTCCTCTACGCCGAGGCCGAGCTGCTCGACGCCTGGGACCTCGACACCTGGATCACGCTCTACACCGACGACTGCCACTACGTCGTGCCCTGCAACGACACGCCCGACGGCGACCCCTCCCGCGACCTCGTCCTCATCGACGACAACGCGCTGCGGCTGCGCTCGCGCATCGAGCGGCTCGGCAGCCGCAAGGCCCACCGCGAGTACCCGCACTCCACCACCAGCCACCAGGTCACCAACGTGCGGCTGCGCCCGGTGGAGGGCTCCGGTCCCGGCGCGGAGCTGCCGGTCGTCGCCGAGTTCACGGTGTGGCGCTTCCGCGGCGAGCGCTCCACCACCTACGTGGGCCGGTACCAGTACCGCCTGCGGGTGGTCGACGGGCGGCTGCGGATCGCCTCGAAGCGGGCGACGCTGGCGATGGGCAGCCTGCGGCAGGTCCACGACGTCGCGATCATCCTGTGAGCGCCCCGCTCGCGGGCCGGCGCGCGATCGTCACCGGCGGGGCCACCGGGATCGGTCTGGCGATCTCCCGGCGGCTGCTGGCCGACGGCGCGCAGGTCGTGGTGGCCGCGGTCCGCGAGGAGGAGCTGAAGACGGGTCTGGACGCGCTGCGCGTCGACGGGGCGGAGCCGCACGGGTACGTCGGCGACCTCGCGCAGCCCGGCGTCGCCGACGCCCTGCTCGCGGCGGCGGTCGAGGCGCTCGGCGACGTCGACGTGCTGGTCAACAACGCCGGCGGCGGTATCATCCGGCCGACGCTCGACCACACCGAGGAGACGCTGCGGGCGACGATCGACAACAACCTGTGGACGACGCTGCGCTCGACGCTGGCGGTGCTGCCGCACCTGGTGGCGCGCGGCGGGGGCCGGATCGTCAACATCGGGGCGGAGTCGGTCCGCAACGGCCTCACCTCCCACGCGGTCTACAACGCTGCGAAGGGCGGGGTGCACGCGCTGGCCGTCGGGCTCGCCCGCGAGTTCGCCGGCGCCGGGATCTCGGTCAACACCGTGGCCCCGTCCTACACGCTCACCCCCGAGCTCGCCGCCGCCATCGAGGCGGGCGCGGTGCCCGAGCACCTGCAGCCCGTGCTCGACGACGCCGTCGCGCTCATCCCCCAGGGACGTCCCGCCACCCCCGAGGAGGTCGCGGGCGCGGTCGCCTACCTGCTGCGCCCGGAGGCCGGGTTCGTCACCGGGCAGGTCCTGAGCGTCAACGGCGGGAGCAGCATGGGATGACCGTCGACGTCCACGCCCACTTCCTCGGTCCCGACCTCCCGCCGCCCCGGGACCCGGACGCGCCGCGCCTCCTCGTCGACGACGCCGACGGCGGCCGCATCCTGCGCGGCGACGCCCTGTTCCGGCGGGTCACGTCGTCGCTGTGGGACGTCCCGACCCGGGTCGCCGAGATGGACCGCGCCGGGGTCACCCGGCAGGTGGTCTCGCCGGTGCCGGTCACGATGGAGCACGCCGTCGGCGACGCGCCCTACGCCCGGGCGCAGAACGACGCGATCGCGGCGGCCTGCGCGGCGTCGAGCGGACGACTGCTCGGCCTCGGGTGCCTGCCCCTGCACGACGCCCGCGCCGCCGTCGCCGAGCTCGACCGCATCCGGGGCGCCGGGCTGCTCGGCGTCGAGATCGGCACCCGCGTGGGCGACCTCGACCTCGACGACCCCGCCCTCGTCCCGATCTGGGACGCCTGCGCCGCCACCGGGTCCGCCGTGCTCGTGCACCCCGTCGACGAGGGCCGCGGTGTCGTCCGCCGCGCCGGGCCGCCCTACGACCTGGGCCTCGGGATGCTCGCTGACACCGCCCTCGCCGCCTCGGCCCTGGTCTTCGGCGGCGTCCTCGAACGCCTCCCCGGCCTGCGCATCGCGCTCGCCCACGGCTGCGGCGCCTTCCCCTGGGCCTACCCGCGCCTGCGCGTCGCCGCCGAGCGGAGCGGGACGCCGGGCGACCCCAGGCGCTGGGACG contains these protein-coding regions:
- a CDS encoding FAD-dependent monooxygenase, with protein sequence MSVRGHHQPRVIVVGAGPVGLTLAIDLGRRGIPVTVVERKAAPADLPKMERSNARTMELFRRLGIADRVRAVGLPADVPMDVYVTTRVVDEPILHLAYPSPAEAAELARATHDGSLPLESQQLVSQYALEPLLRDVAQEQPTVDLRYGCDVASFAQDADGVTARLTRADGGTEELRAEYLVGCDGGASTVRKALGIALSGKGGLATLRQVFFRSPDLIERVPVAGRARHFYFADGDARMIGTAMVVQGDQRHFTFHTGLPEDTDFVPVIREKIGAPVEVEVLAVTSWTLHLLVADRYRDGRVLLAGDSAHLVIPQGGLGMNTGIGDATDLAWKLAGTLQGWGGPGLLDSYENDRRQVALRNVQASEYAATGTAQWRAASTDQVAQDTPEGARVRAQVRELADVHQRKGHEMTGIELGYRYLGSPVISYRPTDPSDDGFAYTYRPRSEPGFRLPHLCCADGRSVHDLLGDGYSLLRLAGTTADTEKLEAGIRGTGARLDVLDLPEPHLREAYGADLLLLRPDLHVAWRSDTPPADPAELAALVTGRS
- a CDS encoding alpha/beta fold hydrolase — protein: MTTLADLSAGHRVDVAGIDTFYLEAGAGDPVLLLHGSGPGVSAWANWQHTIPGLSREYRVLAPDVVGYGATARPDDVRYSLDTWTDHVVGFMDALGLERVSLVGNSLGGRISLALAERHPDRVARMVLMGSPGVGMTLTDGLKALRAYEPSPENMRALLLDYFAVDKSIITDELVRIRYEASVETFDAYRSMFFDPRHAGNDLGITEEQVRAIATPTLLVHGREDKVVPPEVSWTMVNLLRDADLHVFARCGHWTQIERAAEFTDLVAAFLRR
- a CDS encoding extradiol ring-cleavage dioxygenase is translated as MAEFLGLGLTHYPLLAGTDEHMAGLLRWTLTDPDIPDELKDPATWPDRMRQEWGDDGGRSAATRHRAELVDHLARCRKELDEFRPDYVVVWGDDQYENFREEVVPPFCVLAYDDLEVPAFEVMNERGSPNAWGLPEDFSITLHGDAGRSRTLANKLINDGFDMAYSYRKRAGAHFPHAILNTQLFLDYDHAGAQFPYPLVPITVNCYGQHAIARRGGLARFADIRDEQLDPVGPSPRRCFDLGAAVARAVAGSGDRVAFVASSSWSHAFLVDKDWHLRPDTAADRRLYDAFVAGDTETWRAVTGAEIVDSGQHEMLNWFCLMGAMSELGMALDWSMLVETDVFNSNKCFAVYHQETP
- a CDS encoding FadR/GntR family transcriptional regulator gives rise to the protein MPREGTTPSRAQQVAAAIENELLANRTPVGTSLGRRTDLMEHHQVSPMIMNEVLRILRDRGLVVVRPGPGGGVFVASQPPQVRLGALDLWFSESGPDPLDLFEARTHLEDVLTSVAVDRAGPADVRALEWAVEEMRGAAEPRSFLEANLRFHQAIARAARIPVLAGMYEAIAAIVTGNLKRAELLPGHEEMYAHNIEVHAGIAAAIRDHDREALDKLMSLHRHDLVRAVDPSRSPTGHDQKP
- a CDS encoding aromatic ring-hydroxylating oxygenase subunit alpha gives rise to the protein MTATFDPTRQLAPSGPLVDEDREHHRFRVHRSTMTSPEIHALEMERVFARSWLYVGHESEIRDPGDYVRRPVGGKQIFMVRNKRGEVRVFHNTCTHRGAMVCRKDQGNAKVFQCFYHAWSFDTDGRLVGVPDRDAYGDGLDFGALGLRPVARTESYRGFVFLSYDPGIVDLVEYLAGATEYLDLVVDATGDAEIIRGTNEYAIEANWKLLAENSIDGYHAVPTHDTYFKYLVALGTDLSGGVAGTAKSLGNGHAVLEYSAPWGRPVAKWEPLFGEDSRDEIGRLRADLVAKHGEERARRMCDTNRNMLIYPNLVINDIMAITVRTFMPTSADRMEVTAWEMAPRDELPQLRQRRLDSFLTFLGPGGFATPDDIEALESCQQGFHSGGLEWNDISRGMAREPLANDEEQMRTFWRQWNEQITGGAR